The Phoenix dactylifera cultivar Barhee BC4 chromosome 15, palm_55x_up_171113_PBpolish2nd_filt_p, whole genome shotgun sequence genome contains a region encoding:
- the LOC103705793 gene encoding phosphatidate cytidylyltransferase, mitochondrial isoform X1 — translation MEERKTAELAGPLELFPPVDFCCVYGSALLPNNNDKTSMVDYILGVADPIQWHSENLERNRHHYSKWMVRLGPRAIIRVADGIGAGVHFNPFVEWRYKKIKYGVVQMHNLAMDVLTWDRFYLSGRLQKPVHVLIDNWDVQKVNLINLKMAISASLLLLPPEFTEVWLEVSFPKEDLYAKICSLSYMGDMRMLFAEDKNKVKKIVEGSFNLFQSMYKPLIQEHVSDGLLSTSPHGKQAAFKQDFGLSATNSLFSSLPWIVQIRISGKHESESGIMTPQIAVSSREVAAKCVRKALRSLVMVSSARQAVSGVLAAGGVNAARYLGKKISKAWKSRTC, via the exons ATGGAGGAGCGCAAGACGGCAGAGCTCGCAGGCCCGCTGGAGCTCTTCCCTCCCGTCGACTTCTGCTGCGTTTATGGCTCCGCTCTCCTTCCCAATAATAACGACAAg ACTTCCATGGTGGATTACATCTTGGGCGTAGCAGATCCCATCCAATGGCACTCGGAA AATTTGGAAAGGAACAGACATCACTACTCGAAGTGGATGGTGCGGCTTGGCCCGAGAGCG ATTATTCGGGTTGCAGATGGGATAGGTGCGGGAGTTCACTTCAATCCCTTTGTGGAGTGGAGATACAAG AAAATAAAGTATGGAGTGGTGCAAATGCACAACTTGGCTATGGATGTACTGACTTGGGATAGGTTCTACTTGAGCGGCCGTTTGCAGAAACCT GTTCATGTTCTTATTGATAACTGGGATGTACAAAAGGTCAACTTGATTAATCTGAAGATGGCAATTTCTGCTTCACTGCTCCTTTTGCCACCTGAATTTACTGAGGTTTGGCTTGAAGTTTCATTCCCCAAA GAAGATCTATATGCTAAAATTTGTAGTCTCTCATACATGGGTGATATGCGGATGCTGTTTGCAGAGGACAAGAATAAG GTCAAAAAGATTGTTGAGGGAAGTTTTAATTTATTCCAATCAATGTATAAGCCCCTGATACAAGAGCATGTGTCTGATGGGTTGCTGAGCACTTCACCTCATGGCAAACAGGCAGCATTTAAACAG GACTTTGGTTTATCAGCAACAAACTCTCTGTTCTCTTCGCTTCCATGGATAGTCCAGATTCGAATTAGTGGAAAGCATGAAAGTGAATCAG GCATAATGACACCCCAGATTGCTGTTTCTTCAAGAGAAGTGGCTGCTAAGTGTGTCAGGAAAGCTTTGAGAAGTTTAGTTATGGTTTCAAGTGCCAGGCAAGCAGTGTCTGGTGTACTTGCTGCTGGTGGGGTAAATGCTGCTCGATATCTTGGAAAAAAGATATCCAAGGCATGGAAATCTAGAACATGCTGA
- the LOC103705793 gene encoding phosphatidate cytidylyltransferase, mitochondrial isoform X2 — translation MEERKTAELAGPLELFPPVDFCCVYGSALLPNNNDKTSMVDYILGVADPIQWHSENLERNRHHYSKWMVRLGPRAIIRVADGIGAGVHFNPFVEWRYKKIKYGVVQMHNLAMDVLTWDRFYLSGRLQKPVHVLIDNWDVQKVNLINLKMAISASLLLLPPEFTEEDLYAKICSLSYMGDMRMLFAEDKNKVKKIVEGSFNLFQSMYKPLIQEHVSDGLLSTSPHGKQAAFKQDFGLSATNSLFSSLPWIVQIRISGKHESESGIMTPQIAVSSREVAAKCVRKALRSLVMVSSARQAVSGVLAAGGVNAARYLGKKISKAWKSRTC, via the exons ATGGAGGAGCGCAAGACGGCAGAGCTCGCAGGCCCGCTGGAGCTCTTCCCTCCCGTCGACTTCTGCTGCGTTTATGGCTCCGCTCTCCTTCCCAATAATAACGACAAg ACTTCCATGGTGGATTACATCTTGGGCGTAGCAGATCCCATCCAATGGCACTCGGAA AATTTGGAAAGGAACAGACATCACTACTCGAAGTGGATGGTGCGGCTTGGCCCGAGAGCG ATTATTCGGGTTGCAGATGGGATAGGTGCGGGAGTTCACTTCAATCCCTTTGTGGAGTGGAGATACAAG AAAATAAAGTATGGAGTGGTGCAAATGCACAACTTGGCTATGGATGTACTGACTTGGGATAGGTTCTACTTGAGCGGCCGTTTGCAGAAACCT GTTCATGTTCTTATTGATAACTGGGATGTACAAAAGGTCAACTTGATTAATCTGAAGATGGCAATTTCTGCTTCACTGCTCCTTTTGCCACCTGAATTTACTGAG GAAGATCTATATGCTAAAATTTGTAGTCTCTCATACATGGGTGATATGCGGATGCTGTTTGCAGAGGACAAGAATAAG GTCAAAAAGATTGTTGAGGGAAGTTTTAATTTATTCCAATCAATGTATAAGCCCCTGATACAAGAGCATGTGTCTGATGGGTTGCTGAGCACTTCACCTCATGGCAAACAGGCAGCATTTAAACAG GACTTTGGTTTATCAGCAACAAACTCTCTGTTCTCTTCGCTTCCATGGATAGTCCAGATTCGAATTAGTGGAAAGCATGAAAGTGAATCAG GCATAATGACACCCCAGATTGCTGTTTCTTCAAGAGAAGTGGCTGCTAAGTGTGTCAGGAAAGCTTTGAGAAGTTTAGTTATGGTTTCAAGTGCCAGGCAAGCAGTGTCTGGTGTACTTGCTGCTGGTGGGGTAAATGCTGCTCGATATCTTGGAAAAAAGATATCCAAGGCATGGAAATCTAGAACATGCTGA
- the LOC103705794 gene encoding calcium load-activated calcium channel, whose amino-acid sequence MATALSSFRYGDSLVVVGISVCTAFLCEGISWLLIYRTSTYKSLRSSIDKASKKLESMKSTSSSSAAATSGAAAGAPAASSKKPSSRAKKMDRVETSLKESTRDLSLSKFKSGAVVAGVLFVVFGLLNSLFEGRAVAKLPFSPIPLVLKMSHRGLPGTDPTDCSMVFLYFLCSISIRTNLQKFLGFSPPRGAAGAGLFPMPDPKIS is encoded by the coding sequence ATGGCGACGGCCCTCTCCTCGTTCCGCTACGGCGACAGCCTCGTGGTGGTGGGGATCTCCGTATGCACCGCCTTCCTCTGCGAGGGCATCTCCTGGCTCCTCATCTACCGCACCTCCACCTACAAATCCCTCCGCTCCTCCATCGACAAGGCCTCCAAGAAGCTCGAATCCATGAaatccacctcctcctcctccgccgccgcgacCTCCGGCGCCGCTGCCGGGGCCCCCGCTGCCTCCTCCAAGAAGCCCTCCTCCCGGGCCAAGAAGATGGACCGGGTCGAGACCAGCCTCAAGGAGTCCACCCgcgacctctccctctccaagttCAAATCCGGTGCCGTCGTCGCCGGTGTCCTCTTCGTCGTGTTCGGTCTCCTCAACTCTCTGTTCGAGGGCCGGGCCGTGGCGAAGCTCCCCTTCTCGCCGATCCCTTTGGTGCTGAAGATGAGCCACCGAGGGCTTCCGGGAACCGATCCCACTGATTGTTCCATGGTCTTTCTTTACTTCCTTTGCTCCATTAGCATCCGGACTAATCTCCAGAAGTTCTTGGGGTTCTCGCCCCCGAGAGGGGCCGCCGGGGCCGGGCTCTTCCCCATGCCTGACCCCAAGATCAGTTGA